From a region of the Armatimonas rosea genome:
- a CDS encoding sugar phosphate nucleotidyltransferase, with amino-acid sequence MQAVILAGERGAPLYPLTARTPRAMLPIVAKPLIQYSLELLTRHQINDVLLCLQVLPEVFESRFEDGRALGLNLRYHREQVPLGTAGAVRAVSDRTVGKSILVLNGHVLTDADLSALIAFHDEKEAAVTLLLARVPDASAYGAVVRDAEGRVLAFSEKPPVGEVATDTINAGVYVIRRDILRRIPVGTEFSFERQLFPQLVAEGIPVYGFLAEESYWRSITTLNDYQRAQSDVLEQRVVAKIEGVEVREGVWVGEGATIHPTAEIRGRVFLNHHTEVGRDAKIRGTVVVGSRCQIGEGALIEDSVIWRGCVLEELTEVRGSILGSHCTVRQGARIRPGAVVGADAVIASVVAHLPSQTEFQRAGIRFGTDGWRGILADDVTVENIRLLTQALCDWVKADAVPGEGVVVGYDTRSQSDLLARAAAEVVAANGLRARLSRDPCPSPAVSFACRFFGAAAGIVITASHNPATFSGLKVKAHYGGPASPQMTARIEEKLRELLMSGGGARTEGGTVEVIDLAVPYLAHCARFVDLTQIARAGLVVVDALHGATAGYLPRLLNPAGGHVQELRAERNPAFGGVTPDPTPENLDALFLAVPTAQAALGLAFDCDGDRLGACDATGAFVDAHKLFALLLRHLVRARGATGSVVRTVSTTRMVDKLCAAYSLPLSETPIGFKFLSAKMLEGDILIAGEESGGFGVAGHLPERDAILSALLLLEALALSGCSLTELLAELVAEVGEHEYVRINLRPTPAQMRRIHTALQSFKETHFAGAEIAAIRRRDGTRLDFTDGSWLLIRPSGTEPLVRVYAEAATRSRARELTSAGVSFIVSY; translated from the coding sequence ATGCAGGCTGTTATACTGGCAGGAGAGCGTGGCGCACCGCTCTATCCCCTGACCGCACGGACACCGCGCGCGATGCTTCCTATCGTGGCCAAGCCACTGATCCAGTACTCGCTGGAGCTACTCACACGCCATCAGATCAACGATGTCCTCCTGTGTCTCCAGGTCCTGCCCGAGGTCTTTGAGAGCCGCTTCGAGGACGGCCGCGCGCTGGGGCTGAACCTGCGCTACCACCGTGAGCAGGTGCCGCTGGGGACCGCGGGAGCCGTGCGGGCCGTGAGCGACCGGACCGTGGGCAAGAGCATCCTCGTGCTCAATGGCCATGTCCTCACCGATGCGGACCTCAGCGCCCTGATCGCCTTCCACGACGAAAAAGAGGCCGCGGTGACGCTGCTGCTAGCACGGGTGCCGGATGCATCGGCCTATGGCGCGGTGGTGCGCGATGCGGAGGGGCGCGTGCTGGCCTTCTCGGAGAAGCCGCCCGTGGGGGAGGTCGCGACAGACACGATCAATGCCGGGGTCTACGTGATCCGGCGCGATATCCTGCGGCGCATCCCGGTGGGCACGGAGTTCTCGTTTGAGCGCCAGCTCTTTCCCCAGCTGGTGGCCGAGGGAATTCCGGTCTATGGGTTTCTGGCCGAGGAGAGCTACTGGCGCTCGATCACGACCCTCAATGACTACCAGCGTGCCCAGTCCGATGTGCTGGAGCAGCGGGTGGTGGCCAAGATCGAGGGAGTCGAGGTGCGTGAGGGAGTCTGGGTGGGCGAGGGCGCCACTATCCACCCGACCGCCGAGATTCGTGGGCGGGTCTTTCTCAACCACCACACCGAGGTCGGGCGTGATGCCAAGATTCGGGGCACGGTGGTCGTGGGCTCGCGCTGCCAGATCGGGGAGGGCGCGCTGATCGAGGACTCCGTGATCTGGCGCGGCTGTGTCCTAGAGGAGCTCACCGAGGTGCGCGGGAGCATCCTGGGGAGCCACTGCACGGTGCGCCAAGGCGCTCGTATCCGCCCGGGAGCCGTGGTGGGGGCCGATGCGGTGATCGCGTCTGTGGTGGCCCACCTGCCCAGCCAGACGGAGTTCCAGCGCGCCGGGATTCGCTTTGGCACCGATGGCTGGCGGGGGATCCTGGCCGACGATGTCACGGTGGAGAATATCCGGCTCCTGACCCAGGCCCTCTGTGACTGGGTAAAGGCCGATGCCGTGCCCGGTGAAGGAGTCGTGGTGGGCTACGACACCCGCTCCCAGTCCGACCTGCTCGCCCGCGCCGCGGCGGAGGTTGTCGCCGCCAACGGGCTCCGCGCACGGCTCTCGCGCGATCCCTGTCCCTCGCCCGCCGTGAGCTTTGCCTGCCGCTTCTTTGGGGCCGCTGCGGGGATTGTGATCACGGCCAGCCACAACCCGGCGACCTTCTCGGGCCTGAAGGTGAAAGCCCACTACGGCGGGCCGGCGTCCCCGCAGATGACCGCTCGGATCGAGGAGAAGCTCCGTGAGCTCCTGATGAGCGGCGGGGGGGCGCGCACGGAGGGGGGGACGGTCGAGGTGATCGATCTCGCCGTGCCCTACCTGGCCCACTGCGCGCGTTTTGTGGACCTGACACAGATCGCACGGGCCGGGCTTGTCGTGGTCGATGCGCTCCATGGGGCCACAGCAGGCTACCTCCCCCGCTTGCTCAACCCGGCGGGAGGGCATGTCCAAGAGCTCCGCGCCGAGCGCAACCCGGCCTTTGGCGGCGTCACCCCCGACCCAACCCCCGAGAACCTCGATGCGCTCTTCTTGGCGGTCCCGACGGCGCAGGCCGCGCTCGGGCTGGCCTTCGACTGCGACGGCGACCGGCTGGGTGCCTGCGATGCCACGGGTGCCTTTGTGGATGCCCACAAGCTCTTTGCGCTGCTGCTGCGCCACCTGGTGCGGGCCCGCGGCGCGACCGGGAGCGTGGTGCGGACGGTCTCCACGACTCGGATGGTGGACAAGCTCTGCGCCGCCTACAGCCTCCCTTTGAGCGAGACCCCAATTGGTTTTAAGTTCCTCAGTGCCAAGATGCTCGAAGGGGATATCCTGATCGCGGGTGAGGAGTCCGGGGGCTTTGGGGTGGCCGGGCACCTCCCCGAGCGCGATGCGATCCTCTCGGCGCTGCTCTTGCTGGAGGCCTTGGCGCTCTCCGGGTGCTCGCTGACAGAGCTCTTGGCGGAGCTGGTGGCCGAGGTAGGGGAGCACGAGTATGTCCGCATCAACCTGCGCCCCACCCCGGCCCAGATGCGGCGCATCCACACCGCGCTCCAGAGCTTCAAGGAGACCCACTTCGCCGGGGCCGAGATCGCCGCGATCCGCCGCCGTGATGGCACCCGCCTCGACTTCACCGATGGCTCCTGGCTGCTGATTCGACCGTCGGGGACCGAGCCCCTGGTGCGGGTCTACGCCGAGGCCGCCACACGGAGCCGTGCACGCGAGCTCACCAGTGCGGGAGTGTCTTTTATAGTAAGTTATTAA
- the mscL gene encoding large conductance mechanosensitive channel protein MscL: MSLIKEFREFVGSGNAVDLAVGVLAAGAMGKILQSFVDEMIIPLTGLLGKASWADSYVVLKGDVPVGKALAEARKIDGTVILGYGQFLTTAVNTLVLVFAVFMVVKAINAMKRKQAAEAVTEAAAAPPPAPPAQEVLLTEIRDLLKSR, from the coding sequence ATGTCGTTAATTAAAGAGTTTCGCGAGTTTGTTGGGTCGGGCAATGCGGTCGACCTCGCGGTGGGGGTGCTGGCTGCAGGGGCGATGGGAAAGATCCTCCAGTCGTTTGTCGATGAGATGATTATCCCTCTCACCGGGCTTCTTGGAAAGGCGAGCTGGGCCGACTCTTATGTGGTCCTTAAAGGCGACGTTCCTGTGGGCAAGGCACTGGCCGAGGCACGCAAGATCGATGGCACGGTGATCCTAGGCTATGGCCAGTTCCTCACGACTGCTGTCAATACGCTGGTCTTGGTCTTTGCGGTCTTTATGGTGGTCAAGGCGATCAATGCCATGAAGAGGAAGCAAGCTGCCGAGGCTGTAACCGAGGCTGCCGCCGCGCCGCCGCCCGCGCCGCCCGCCCAAGAGGTGCTCCTCACCGAGATTCGCGACCTGCTCAAGTCCCGCTAA
- a CDS encoding DUF5916 domain-containing protein, whose translation MVSKRLQAASRALVAFVLIGSAQAHPSPQRESFPLPTTKTPPKIDGDLSDACWKSAFKAGEFVRFSGSAPIVEQTDARVITDGATLYVAFECHDEHPELMRASETQRGSSAVEGDDHVTVVIDSQNLRRGASTFSVNALGTQVEHLEGGTAGNITWAGDWRAASKPLPGGKGWSCELAIPFSLLRHPARARAFGLQLARSLNREGNQMIWPALPPEGQSFSGRTQFLPELRLAQPMPDQRPPTVILPYSLATASGDSARARQGVDIKYPFSTTVTGLLAVNPDFQTIEQDVASVNFSYNEQFVPDRRPFFAEGNEFLPIGEIFYSRRINQFDQGLKVVGREGATSVGLVTAQSQTGERDRLSSAVAVRRAVGLFSEFSVSAASDNRAGSLSNRVARASGNYGWVDRDRRNNLTYARDQSWQGGVAKGGSGDLSFSSRATPGKLRYRLSQSFLSEDFISDLGLVQDRNRKGWSASTGVFNQLDRGRLLSYDVDFDYFSFKRMTTGAFFLEAVSLDTTVQTRDGFGLTINLDEGRRQQDTATYYHDRLAGGGFSWNQRTLFQGGGLRFKSGMQGGQPTRTMSIAQGFLVSKPFSVRASYNQQDRGGVTTRQTIATGTYRLDSLRALSARLLSQNGTGNAANVGAQTGTNLYFAYSQRSRKGTDFFLLLGDPNSGNTRSQITTKITRPL comes from the coding sequence ATGGTTTCTAAACGTCTCCAGGCGGCGAGTCGTGCACTCGTCGCCTTTGTTCTGATTGGCTCCGCACAAGCCCACCCCTCGCCCCAGCGGGAGAGCTTCCCGCTCCCCACGACAAAAACTCCCCCAAAAATCGACGGTGACCTCTCCGATGCGTGCTGGAAGTCGGCGTTTAAGGCGGGAGAGTTCGTGCGCTTCTCGGGGAGTGCGCCGATTGTGGAGCAGACCGATGCCCGCGTGATCACCGATGGCGCGACTCTCTACGTCGCCTTTGAGTGCCACGATGAGCACCCCGAGCTGATGCGCGCCAGCGAGACACAGCGGGGCAGCTCGGCGGTGGAGGGCGATGACCACGTGACCGTGGTGATCGACAGCCAGAACCTGCGCCGGGGAGCCTCCACTTTCTCCGTGAACGCGCTGGGGACGCAAGTAGAGCACCTCGAAGGCGGGACTGCGGGAAATATCACCTGGGCCGGCGACTGGCGCGCCGCCAGTAAGCCCCTCCCGGGGGGCAAGGGCTGGAGCTGCGAGCTCGCCATTCCCTTCTCGCTCCTGCGCCACCCCGCCCGCGCCCGTGCCTTTGGGCTCCAGCTCGCCCGCTCCCTCAACCGCGAGGGCAACCAGATGATCTGGCCCGCGCTCCCGCCCGAGGGGCAGTCGTTTAGCGGCCGTACCCAGTTTCTCCCCGAGCTGCGCCTCGCCCAGCCCATGCCCGACCAGCGCCCGCCCACGGTGATCCTGCCCTACAGCCTCGCCACCGCCAGCGGGGACAGCGCCCGCGCCCGGCAAGGCGTGGATATCAAGTACCCCTTCAGCACAACAGTGACGGGCCTGCTCGCCGTGAACCCGGACTTCCAGACTATCGAGCAGGATGTCGCCAGTGTCAACTTCTCCTACAACGAGCAGTTTGTCCCGGACCGCCGCCCGTTCTTCGCCGAGGGGAATGAGTTCTTGCCGATTGGGGAGATCTTCTACTCCCGGCGCATCAACCAGTTCGACCAGGGCCTCAAGGTGGTGGGGCGTGAGGGAGCGACCTCGGTGGGCCTCGTGACCGCGCAGTCCCAGACGGGGGAGCGGGATCGGCTCAGTAGTGCGGTGGCGGTGCGCCGCGCGGTCGGGCTCTTTAGCGAGTTCAGTGTCTCCGCCGCCAGCGACAACCGGGCGGGGAGCCTGAGCAACCGGGTGGCACGGGCCTCGGGGAACTACGGCTGGGTGGACCGCGACCGGCGCAACAACCTGACCTACGCCCGCGACCAGTCCTGGCAGGGCGGTGTGGCGAAGGGCGGCTCGGGCGACCTGAGCTTCAGTAGCCGCGCGACTCCCGGCAAGCTGCGCTACCGCCTCTCGCAGTCGTTCCTCTCCGAGGACTTCATCAGCGACCTAGGGCTTGTCCAGGACCGCAACCGCAAGGGCTGGTCGGCGAGCACAGGAGTCTTTAATCAGCTGGACCGTGGCCGACTCCTCTCCTACGATGTGGACTTCGACTACTTTAGCTTCAAGCGGATGACCACGGGGGCGTTCTTTCTGGAGGCGGTCTCGCTCGACACCACGGTCCAGACCCGCGATGGCTTCGGCCTGACGATCAACCTGGATGAGGGGCGTCGCCAGCAAGACACCGCGACCTACTACCACGACCGGCTGGCCGGAGGCGGCTTCTCCTGGAACCAGCGGACCCTCTTTCAGGGTGGGGGGCTGCGCTTTAAGAGTGGGATGCAGGGCGGCCAGCCGACACGGACGATGAGTATCGCCCAAGGGTTTCTGGTGAGCAAGCCCTTCTCGGTGCGGGCCTCGTACAACCAGCAAGACCGCGGCGGGGTGACGACCCGCCAGACAATCGCGACCGGCACCTACCGCCTCGATAGCCTGCGGGCGCTCTCGGCACGTCTGCTCTCCCAGAATGGGACGGGCAACGCGGCCAATGTGGGGGCGCAGACGGGAACCAACCTCTACTTTGCCTACTCCCAGCGCTCTCGCAAGGGCACGGACTTCTTCCTGCTCCTAGGCGACCCGAACTCCGGCAACACCCGCTCGCAGATCACCACCAAGATCACGCGCCCGCTTTAG
- a CDS encoding S8 family peptidase: protein MTKSLRNTLATLGIAVAVGATAVPMLSVWTQKESYEPIAYPTQIGSISGSTKWPTVLVDFNDSTSDADVQAFATQYGLKLEPNSIEAKDNRLYRVVAGKADLETLRHDSRVQAAEPEIQFNLEQTKQDAQEFPCSTMPCSEVAKIRAIDPTVETTKMPDPTVHVYDSQDDSLLKVRYESDGGNSAAVSLIASGPSKPIEINLDGVILGTRPNDPLYDKQWNFRMIDTEGAWERTRGKGAVVAVIDTGVTQARDFKQTKFTVGYDFVNKKVNADDDHGHGTHVAGTIAESTNNNEGVAGIAFEATIMPLKVLSSEGGGTSGDIADAIRFAADKGANIINMSLGSMYPSDVIHEACKYARKKGVTIVCAAGNSFREGVGYPAAFPECIAVSSVGPSGTLSKFSSWGKQVAIAAPGGDMIDSRDPNDGILQNTVYSGQDDYFAFQGTSMASPHVAGAAALAYSQGTKDPAKILDLLKKTASKPKENNVKKYGAGILNVGKLTAKAEAENGWKLRHTLALAFAGLLLAFGGPLGRRNVLLRAGVGAAIAGGFFVPDMVTNLVGADSAWNLLSFSALVPALLVWALRRGPGLKLASGAALGFGVNLFANWNNATIPFTTATFGASALPWTLTNMAVALGLAVASAFWAAKRLR from the coding sequence ATGACAAAATCTCTGAGAAACACCCTCGCCACCCTCGGTATCGCTGTCGCCGTCGGTGCCACCGCCGTCCCCATGCTCTCCGTCTGGACACAGAAAGAGAGCTACGAGCCCATCGCCTACCCGACACAGATCGGCAGTATCAGCGGCTCGACAAAGTGGCCGACGGTTCTGGTGGACTTCAACGACAGCACCAGCGACGCCGATGTTCAGGCATTTGCGACCCAATACGGCCTGAAGCTTGAGCCCAACTCCATCGAGGCCAAGGACAACCGCCTCTACCGCGTCGTCGCAGGCAAGGCCGACCTAGAAACCCTCCGCCACGACTCCCGCGTCCAAGCCGCCGAGCCGGAGATTCAGTTCAACCTGGAGCAAACAAAGCAAGATGCTCAGGAATTTCCCTGTAGCACAATGCCGTGTAGCGAGGTTGCCAAGATTCGTGCAATTGATCCGACTGTCGAGACGACCAAGATGCCCGATCCGACGGTGCATGTCTACGATAGCCAAGATGATTCTCTTCTCAAAGTTCGTTACGAGAGCGATGGCGGGAACAGTGCAGCGGTTTCCTTGATCGCTTCCGGTCCCTCAAAACCAATAGAGATAAACCTAGACGGTGTGATCCTTGGTACTCGTCCCAACGATCCGCTCTATGACAAGCAGTGGAACTTCCGCATGATCGACACGGAGGGGGCTTGGGAGCGCACGCGGGGCAAGGGCGCGGTGGTCGCGGTGATCGACACGGGCGTGACCCAGGCGCGGGACTTTAAGCAGACCAAGTTCACCGTCGGCTACGACTTTGTCAATAAGAAGGTCAACGCCGACGACGACCACGGGCACGGGACCCACGTCGCGGGAACCATCGCCGAGTCCACCAACAACAACGAGGGCGTCGCTGGGATCGCGTTTGAGGCGACCATCATGCCGCTCAAGGTGCTCTCCTCCGAGGGCGGTGGCACCAGTGGCGATATCGCCGATGCCATTCGCTTCGCCGCCGACAAGGGGGCCAATATCATCAACATGAGCCTCGGCTCCATGTACCCCTCCGATGTCATCCACGAGGCCTGCAAGTACGCTCGTAAGAAGGGCGTCACCATTGTCTGCGCCGCCGGCAATAGCTTCCGTGAGGGAGTCGGCTACCCCGCCGCCTTCCCCGAGTGCATCGCGGTCTCGTCGGTGGGGCCCAGCGGAACCCTCTCTAAGTTCTCGTCGTGGGGCAAGCAGGTGGCGATCGCCGCGCCGGGTGGCGACATGATCGACAGCCGCGACCCCAACGACGGCATCCTCCAGAACACGGTCTACTCCGGTCAGGACGACTACTTCGCGTTTCAGGGAACGTCGATGGCCTCGCCCCACGTGGCGGGGGCTGCGGCTCTTGCCTACAGCCAGGGCACCAAGGACCCAGCCAAGATCCTGGACCTGCTCAAGAAGACCGCCAGCAAGCCCAAGGAGAACAACGTCAAGAAGTACGGCGCGGGCATCCTGAATGTCGGCAAGCTCACCGCCAAGGCCGAGGCGGAGAACGGCTGGAAGCTACGCCACACCCTGGCACTGGCCTTCGCCGGGCTCCTACTGGCCTTTGGTGGCCCGCTGGGTCGGCGCAATGTCCTGCTGCGTGCGGGAGTCGGGGCCGCGATTGCCGGGGGCTTCTTTGTCCCGGACATGGTCACGAACCTGGTGGGGGCAGACTCCGCGTGGAACCTGCTGAGCTTCTCCGCGCTCGTCCCCGCTCTCTTGGTCTGGGCGCTGCGACGCGGCCCCGGCCTGAAGCTGGCCTCGGGTGCCGCGCTGGGCTTTGGCGTCAACCTCTTCGCCAACTGGAACAACGCGACCATCCCGTTCACCACCGCGACCTTCGGTGCTAGCGCCCTGCCTTGGACGCTCACCAACATGGCAGTCGCGCTCGGGCTGGCGGTTGCCAGCGCCTTCTGGGCCGCCAAGCGCCTACGCTAA
- a CDS encoding CehA/McbA family metallohydrolase, whose protein sequence is MASSLRTKLRIATTVLGARGFWDALAGRFLWQPQIPSPPLVPTKSETEREGVGQSEERAEAGGSVRGSATWLRGALHVHTCTYSDGAGTIEEVMDAAKAAGVDFVLLTDHNTMRPKADGLEERYAGQTPFLIVGDEITVKGGAFLLALDMPGEFEFAPGHDPQVAIDAILAVGGLPLVSLPDDMKHPWDAWDATGCEGLEALNLSTVAREHINLLSLAWLLPLWKSKGELAVLRALCTRPDASLASWDRLLALGKKQIGLGALDAHALMKIGKKKHPIPSYENSFRAVTTHILATPTPAAIHAAIRAGHCYFAYDCLGELALEFRSLPPPGGGQGVGIMGDEAPVGATLTATGPETALLRLYKAGEGVVAAGKGTLHYRAESPGAYRVEAYLVGAQRGPFFVGARPWGFTNPIYVV, encoded by the coding sequence ATGGCCTCGTCTCTTCGTACCAAGCTCCGAATCGCCACCACCGTGCTCGGTGCACGGGGGTTCTGGGACGCGCTCGCCGGGCGCTTCTTATGGCAACCCCAAATCCCATCACCCCCTCTCGTCCCGACGAAGTCGGAAACAGAGCGAGAGGGGGTCGGCCAGAGCGAGGAACGAGCGGAGGCCGGGGGGAGTGTCCGGGGGAGTGCCACTTGGCTTCGCGGCGCCCTCCATGTCCACACCTGCACCTACTCCGACGGCGCCGGGACCATCGAAGAAGTCATGGACGCCGCCAAGGCTGCGGGCGTTGACTTCGTGCTCCTCACCGACCACAACACCATGCGCCCCAAGGCCGACGGCTTAGAGGAGCGCTACGCCGGGCAGACGCCGTTTCTGATCGTGGGCGATGAGATCACCGTGAAAGGCGGGGCGTTCCTGCTCGCGCTGGACATGCCGGGTGAGTTCGAGTTCGCCCCCGGCCACGACCCGCAAGTCGCCATCGACGCGATCCTCGCCGTGGGGGGCCTGCCGCTGGTCTCCCTCCCCGATGACATGAAGCACCCCTGGGACGCCTGGGACGCCACGGGCTGTGAGGGGCTGGAGGCGCTCAACCTCTCCACAGTCGCGCGGGAGCACATCAACCTGCTCTCGCTGGCTTGGCTCCTGCCGCTCTGGAAAAGCAAGGGTGAGCTGGCTGTTTTGCGTGCCCTCTGCACCCGCCCCGACGCATCCCTGGCGAGCTGGGACCGCTTGCTGGCGCTGGGAAAAAAGCAGATCGGGCTGGGCGCACTCGATGCCCATGCACTGATGAAGATCGGCAAGAAAAAACACCCGATTCCCAGCTACGAAAACTCCTTCCGCGCGGTTACGACACACATTCTGGCCACCCCCACCCCCGCCGCGATCCACGCCGCCATCCGCGCCGGCCACTGCTACTTCGCCTACGACTGCCTCGGGGAGCTGGCGCTGGAGTTCCGCTCTCTTCCCCCGCCGGGCGGGGGCCAGGGGGTAGGCATCATGGGCGACGAAGCTCCGGTCGGGGCGACGCTGACGGCAACCGGCCCGGAGACCGCGCTCCTGCGGCTCTACAAAGCGGGCGAGGGAGTTGTCGCAGCGGGCAAAGGGACGCTCCACTACCGCGCCGAGAGCCCCGGCGCGTATCGGGTCGAAGCGTACTTGGTCGGAGCGCAACGGGGGCCGTTTTTTGTGGGCGCACGGCCGTGGGGCTTCACCAACCCGATCTATGTGGTATAG
- a CDS encoding Gfo/Idh/MocA family protein — protein MSTTKVGIIGCGGIANGKHMPSLKTVPGVEMVAFCDIVGERAEKAAQQYGAEGAKTYTSYTELINAGGLDAVHVCTPNSSHHEIAIAALESGLNVMCEKPMAKTADGARAMVAAAKKSGKLLTIGYQSRYRADSQALKQRIDAGELGEIYMAKAHAVRRRAVPTWGVFLDEEKQGGGPLIDIGTHALDLTLWLMGNYEVASVTGSVFRKLADRENAANAWGPWNPKEYTVEDSAFGFIKLKNGATIYLESSWALNVREAGEAKCTLFGTEAGSDMNGGLWINGEHNSRLYDTKVQTEAGGVAFYDGASSKAEDIEARVWIEAVRGNGKLVVTPEQACVVSEVLEAIYKSSETGQTITF, from the coding sequence ATGTCCACAACCAAAGTTGGAATCATCGGCTGCGGCGGGATCGCCAACGGCAAGCACATGCCCAGCCTCAAGACCGTGCCCGGTGTCGAGATGGTCGCGTTCTGCGACATTGTCGGGGAGCGCGCCGAGAAAGCGGCCCAGCAGTACGGCGCCGAGGGTGCAAAGACCTACACCAGCTACACCGAGCTTATCAATGCGGGCGGCCTCGACGCGGTCCATGTCTGCACGCCCAATAGCTCGCACCACGAGATCGCGATCGCCGCGCTGGAGTCCGGCCTGAACGTGATGTGCGAGAAGCCCATGGCCAAGACCGCCGACGGTGCCCGCGCAATGGTCGCGGCGGCCAAGAAGAGCGGCAAGCTCCTCACCATCGGCTACCAGTCCCGCTACCGCGCCGACAGCCAGGCTCTCAAGCAGCGCATCGATGCCGGTGAGCTGGGCGAGATCTACATGGCCAAGGCCCACGCCGTCCGCCGCCGTGCCGTCCCGACCTGGGGTGTCTTCCTGGACGAAGAGAAGCAGGGCGGCGGGCCGCTGATCGATATCGGCACCCACGCGCTCGACCTCACCCTCTGGCTCATGGGCAACTACGAAGTGGCGTCTGTCACCGGCTCGGTCTTCCGCAAGCTGGCCGACCGCGAGAACGCCGCCAATGCCTGGGGTCCCTGGAATCCCAAGGAGTACACGGTCGAGGACAGCGCGTTTGGCTTCATCAAGCTCAAGAACGGCGCGACGATTTACTTAGAGTCGAGCTGGGCGCTCAATGTCCGCGAGGCGGGCGAGGCCAAGTGTACCCTCTTCGGCACAGAGGCGGGCTCGGACATGAACGGCGGCCTCTGGATCAACGGCGAGCACAACTCGCGCCTCTACGACACCAAGGTGCAGACCGAGGCCGGCGGGGTCGCGTTCTACGATGGTGCCTCGTCGAAGGCCGAGGATATCGAGGCCCGTGTCTGGATCGAAGCGGTTCGCGGCAACGGCAAGCTAGTGGTCACCCCCGAGCAAGCCTGCGTCGTCTCCGAGGTTCTGGAGGCGATCTACAAGTCCAGCGAGACCGGCCAGACCATCACGTTCTAG
- a CDS encoding chloramphenicol phosphotransferase CPT family protein, with amino-acid sequence MPEPQIILLNGASSSGKSTLAKALQARLETPHVILAEDDFWAMLPERDYPFEVRYRLYYGFLHCIAALAEQGNFVIVDTVADDRAALLECARLLQPYPTLFVGVHCALPVLEAREKARGDRTPGTAQRQFATVHAHALYDTEVDTSQATLTACVDTVLAARAHPQSPRALTKLLD; translated from the coding sequence ATGCCCGAGCCCCAGATAATCCTCCTCAACGGTGCCTCCAGCTCCGGCAAGAGCACGCTCGCCAAGGCGCTCCAAGCGCGGCTGGAGACGCCCCACGTGATTCTTGCGGAGGACGACTTCTGGGCGATGCTCCCCGAGCGCGACTACCCCTTCGAGGTGCGCTACCGGCTCTACTACGGCTTCCTGCACTGTATCGCCGCCCTCGCAGAGCAGGGGAACTTTGTGATTGTCGATACGGTCGCCGACGACCGCGCGGCACTTCTGGAGTGCGCCCGCCTGCTACAGCCCTACCCAACCCTCTTTGTCGGAGTCCACTGCGCCCTGCCTGTCCTCGAAGCGCGCGAAAAAGCCCGCGGCGACCGCACGCCCGGCACTGCCCAGCGCCAGTTTGCCACGGTCCACGCCCACGCCCTCTACGACACTGAAGTGGACACGTCGCAAGCCACTCTCACTGCCTGTGTGGACACCGTCCTTGCCGCCCGAGCGCACCCTCAAAGCCCCCGTGCCCTCACAAAACTCCTCGATTAA